The following coding sequences are from one Actinomycetota bacterium window:
- a CDS encoding alpha/beta hydrolase: MTTLKVLIIIAALAAIAYAAYAISKFLTQASHIYHPSADIIGTPASAGLKYEDIYFYSEPKIRLNGWWIPGPGDKTILVFHGNGGNISHRLELIKIFNQVGLNVFIIDYRGYGRSQGLPSEKGTYRDGMAALSYLTGDRGLGLDKIIIFGRSLGGPIAAELAAVFTPGGLVLDSTFTSMKDMGKHLYPSLPVRRFLQFDYNTLKSVAKVKCPVLLMHSKQDGYIPYHHALKLYQAIESEKELVTIAGTHSNGYLISAERYRKSIEKFIGLIENCKANKLGK, from the coding sequence ATGACCACCTTAAAAGTTTTAATTATAATAGCTGCTTTGGCCGCCATAGCTTATGCAGCTTATGCTATTTCTAAATTCCTAACCCAGGCCAGCCACATCTATCATCCTTCTGCTGATATCATAGGTACCCCGGCCAGCGCCGGGCTCAAATATGAAGATATATATTTCTATTCTGAGCCTAAAATAAGGCTTAATGGGTGGTGGATACCAGGACCGGGAGATAAGACTATATTAGTTTTCCATGGGAATGGGGGAAATATATCCCACAGGCTGGAGCTTATTAAAATTTTTAACCAGGTAGGGCTTAATGTATTTATAATTGATTACCGGGGGTATGGCAGAAGCCAGGGCCTGCCCAGTGAAAAAGGCACTTACAGAGACGGCATGGCCGCCTTAAGCTATTTGACTGGGGACCGGGGTTTAGGTCTGGATAAAATCATTATATTCGGCCGGTCATTGGGAGGTCCCATAGCAGCGGAATTGGCTGCTGTATTTACGCCTGGCGGCTTGGTGCTGGATTCCACCTTTACCTCTATGAAAGATATGGGAAAACATCTTTATCCCAGCCTACCGGTTAGAAGGTTTTTACAATTTGACTATAACACCTTAAAATCTGTGGCCAAAGTGAAATGTCCGGTGTTATTGATGCATAGCAAACAGGACGGTTATATACCCTACCATCATGCCCTAAAGCTTTACCAGGCCATAGAATCAGAAAAAGAGCTGGTTACCATAGCCGGAACCCATAGCAATGGGTATCTAATCTCAGCAGAACGTTACCGCAAAAGTATAGAAAAATTTATAGGCCTAATTGAAAATTGTAAAGCTAATAAATTAGGAAAATAG